Proteins encoded by one window of Aspergillus puulaauensis MK2 DNA, chromosome 4, nearly complete sequence:
- the FKS1 gene encoding 1,3-beta-glucan synthase (CAZy:GT48;~COG:M;~EggNog:ENOG410PHH8;~InterPro:IPR003440,IPR026899;~PFAM:PF02364,PF14288;~TransMembrane:14 (o523-543i563-584o596-619i652-674o724-750i1328-1347o1380-1401i1471-1488o1494-1515i1586-1608o1628-1652i1664-1688o1694-1713i1821-1845o);~go_component: GO:0000148 - 1,3-beta-D-glucan synthase complex [Evidence IEA];~go_component: GO:0016020 - membrane [Evidence IEA];~go_function: GO:0003843 - 1,3-beta-D-glucan synthase activity [Evidence IEA];~go_process: GO:0006075 - (1->3)-beta-D-glucan biosynthetic process [Evidence IEA]), with translation MSGYPQGHYDDGYDHQGHGDAYYHDDHNAQGGYYDNQDYGDGYYDRGGYYNDGGAYAHDGGYYDAGHHDEYYGDQYYDQGHGQGYGGGRRGRDSEEESETFSDFTMRSETARAADMDYYGRGDDRYNSYTDSQYGRGYGYRPPSSQVSYGGNRSSGASTPVYGMDYGGALPASQRSREPFPAWASDGQVPVSKEEVEDVFIDLVNKFGFQRDSMRNMYDHLMTQLDSRASRMTPNQALLSLHADYIGGDNANYRRWYFAAHLDLDDAVGFSNMKLGKADRKTKKARKAAKKKAEQNPEDVEGNLEALEGDNSLEAAEYRWKTRMNRMSQHERVRQLALFLLCWGEANQVRFLPECLCFIFKCADDFYNTPECQNRVEPVEEFTYLNEIITPLYQYCRDQGYEILDGKYVRRERDHNQIIGYDDMNQLFWYPEGIERIVLEDKTRLVDIPTAERWTKLKEVNWKKVFFKTYKETRSWFHLVTNFNRIWVIHLGAFWFFTAYNAPTIYTHNYQQQLNNKPPPQRYWSAVGFGGALVSFIQIFATICEWLYVPRRWAGAQHLTKRLMFLLLVFVINLAPGVVAIWFLDSVSPKIPLAISIVHFFIALATFFFFAIMPLGGLFGSYLKKHGRQYVASQTFTASYPRLKGNDMWMSYGLWVCVFGAKLAESYFFLTLSIKDPIMYLSPWHPHHCVGIKYLDAKLCHYQPQILLGLMFFMDLTLFFLDSYLWYIICNTIFSVARSFYLGVSIWSPWRNIFSRLPKRIYSKVLATTDMEIKYKPKVLISQVWNAIIISMYREHLLAIDHVQKLLYHQVPSEQEGKRTLRAPTFFVSQEDQSFKTEFFPRGSEAERRISFFAQSLSTPMPEPLPVDNMPTFTVLIPHYSEKILLSLREIIREDEPYSRVTLLEYLKQLHPHEWDCFVKDTKILADETSQFNGDEKNEKDAAKSKIDDLPFYCIGFKSAAPEYTLRTRIWSSLRSQTLYRTISGFMNYSRAIKLLYRVENPEVVQMFGGNSEKLERELERMARRKFKICVSMQRYAKFTKEERENTEFLLRAYPDLQIAYLDEEPPANEGEEPRLYSALIDGHCELLENGMRKPKFRIQLSGNPILGDGKSDNQNHSIIFYRGEYIQVIDANQDNYLEECLKIRSVLAEFEELTTDNVSPYTPGIASASEAPVAILGAREYIFSENIGVLGDVAAGKEQTFGTLFARTLAQIGGKLHYGHPDFLNGVFMTTRGGISKAQKGLHLNEDIYAGMNAMIRGGRIKHCEYFQCGKGRDLGFGSILNFTTKIGTGMGEQMLSREYYYLGTQLPLDRFLSFYYAHPGFHINNMFIMLSVQMFMIVLINLGALKHETVNCDYNSDLPVTDPLMPTFCAPLTPVIDWVNRCVISIFIVFFISFVPLAVQELTERGVWRMATRLAKHFGSFSFMFEVFVCQIYANAVHQNLSFGGARYIGTGRGFATARIPFGVLYSRFAGPSIYAGSRLLLMLLFSTSTTWTASLIWFWVSLLALCISPFLFNPHQFSWNDFFIDYRDYMRWLSRGNSRSHASSWIGFCRLSRTRITGYKRKLLGVPSEKGSGDVPRARITNIFFSEIIAPLVLVAVTIVPYFYINSRTGVAKDDTTTHDAIIRIAIVAFGPIGINAGVAGAFFGMACCMGPLLSMCCKKFGSVLAAIAHGISVIILLVIFEVMFFLENWSWPRCVMGMIAMAAIQRFFYKLIISLALTREFKHDQSNIAWWTGKWYNMGWHSLSQPGREFLCKITELGYFSADFVIGHVVLFVMLPALCIPYVDKFHSVILFWLRPSRQIRPPIYSLKQSKLRKRRVIRFAILYFVMLVLFIVLLIAPLIARNVAGITLDDLMGDGILKDLLQPLDKDNNDTMSSYTGSGIPKGMEPVASPGTYKLL, from the exons ATGTCGGGCTATCCACAAGGCCATTATGATGATGGCTATGACCATCAGGGTCATGGCGACGCCTACTACCACGATGACCATAATGCCCAGGGTGGTTATTATGATAACCAAGATTATGGGGATGGCTACTACGATAGAGG TGGCTATTACAACGATGGCGGTGCCTACGCACACGACGGTGGCTACTACGATGCGGGCCACCACGACGAGTACTATGGCGACCAGTACTACGACCAAGGACACGGACAAGGCTACGGTGGGGGACGACGTGGTCGTGATTCTGAGGAAGAATCCGAAACCTTTAGTGACTTCACCATGAGATCCGAGACTGCCCGTGCCGCCGATATGGATTACTATGGTCGCGGAGACGACCGATACAACAGCTACACCGATAGCCAGTACGGGCGAGGGTACGGATACCGgcctccttcctcccaggTGTCGTACGGCGGGAACCGGTCGTCTGGTGCGTCAACGCCAGTGTACGGAATGGATTACGGCGGTGCTTTACCCGCCAGCCAACGGTCTAGAGAGCCATTTCCAGCCTGGGCATCTGATGGTCAAGTCCCTGTttcaaaagaagaagtcGAAGATGTCTTCATTGACTTGGTGAATAAGTTTGGTTTCCAACGGGACAGCATGCGCAATATGTACGACCATCTGATGACGCAGCTGGATTCTCGTGCCTCCCGCATGACTCCCAACCAGGCACTCCTTTCTCTACATGCGGATTACATTGGTGGCGACAATGCCAACTATCGTCGCTGGTACTTCGCAGCCCATTTGGACCTTGATGATGCGGTTGGGTTTTCAAACATGAAACTGGGCAAGGCGGACCGCAAGACAAAAAAAGCCCGCAAggctgcaaagaagaaggcagagcAAAACCCCGAGGATGTGGAGGGCAACCTTGAAGCTCTGGAAGGTGACAACAGTTTGGAAGCTGCTGAATACAGGTGGAAGACTCGAATGAACCGAATGTCTCAGCATGAGAGGGTGCGGCAACTGGCATTGTTCCTACTCTGTTGGGGCGAGGCAAATCAGGTTCGGTTCTTGCCAGAGTGCCTTTGCTTCATTTTCAAGTGCGCCGACGATTTTTACAACACGCCAGAATGCCAGAACCGAGTAGAACCGGTCGAGGAGTTCACATATTTGAACGAGATCATCACCCCTCTTTATCAATATTGCCGAGACCAGGGCTATGAGATTCTGGATGGAAAATACGTTCGTCGCGAACGTGACCACAACCAGATCATTGGATATGATGATATGAACCAACTCTTCTGGTACCCAGAGGGTATTGAGCGAATCGTCTTGGAGGATAAGACGCGACTTGTTGACATCCCTACTGCAGAGAGATGGACGAAGCTCAAGGAGGTCAACTGGAAAAAGGTGTTCTTCAAGACCTACAAGGAGACTCGTTCCTGGTTCCATCTGGTTACAAACTTTAACCGTATCTGGGTCATTCACTTGGGTGCTTTCTGGTTTTTCACGGCCTACAACGCTCCCACAATTTACACACACAACTACCAACAGCAGCTGAATAACAAACCACCACCTCAAAGGTATTGGTCCGCTGTTGGATTTGGTGGAGCCCTGGTCTCCTTCATCCAGATCTTCGCCACGATTTGCGAATGGTTGTATGTTCCCCGTCGTTGGGCCGGTGCTCAACACCTCACGAAACGATTGATGTTCCTTCTCCTGGTTTTTGTCATCAATCTGGCCCCTGGTGTCGTCGCCATCTGGTTTCTTGACAGTGTGAGCCCAAAAATCCCTCTCGCTATCAGTATCGTACatttcttcatcgcccttgcaacatttttcttcttcgccatcatgCCTCTTGGAGGTCTCTTCGGCAGCTATTTGAAGAAACATGGACGTCAGTACGTTGCCAGCCAGACGTTTACTGCCAGTTACCCAAGGTTGAAGGGAAATGATATGTGGATGTCATATGGCCTCTGGGTTTGCGTCTTCGGTGCCAAGTTGGCTGAGTCTTACTTCTTCTTGACCCTATCTATCAAGGATCCTATTATGTATCTCTCACCATGGCACCCTCATCATTGCGTCGGCATCAAGTACCTTGATGCCAAACTATGTCATTATCAGCCTCAGATTCTGCTTGGACTGATGTTCTTCATGGATTTGACGCTCTTTTTCCTCGACAGCTATCTCTGGTATATTATTTGCAACACCATCTTCTCGGTTGCTAGGTCATTCTACCTCGGTGTATCGATTTGGTCTCCTTGGAGGAACATTTTCTCGCGCCTACCGAAACGTATTTACTCCAAAGTCCTTGCCACTACCGATATGGAAATCAAGTATAAGCCCAAGGTTTTGATCTCCCAGGTCTGGAACGCAATCATCATTTCAATGTACAGGGAGCATCTTCTTGCCATTGACCACGTCCAGAAACTTCTGTACCACCAGGTCCCGTCTGAGCAAGAAGGCAAACGGACCCTTCGAGCACCCACGTTTTTCGTCTCGCAAGAGGATCAGTCGTTCAAGACGGAGTTCTTCCCACGCGGCAGCGAGGCAGAGCGTCGGATTTCGTTCTTCGCGCAGTCGTTGTCAACCCCAATGCCCGAGCCTCTGCCTGTTGACAATATGCCAACTTTCACCGTCTTGATTCCCCATTATAGTGAGaagatcctcctctcccttcgCGAAATCATTCGTGAGGATGAGCCATACTCCCGTGTCACCCTGCTGGAGTACTTGAAGCAACTGCACCCACACGAGTGGGATTGCTTTGTCAAGGATACAAAGATTTTGGCAGACGAAACTTCTCAATTCAACGGCGACGAAAAGAACGAAAAGGATGCGGCGAAGAGCAAGATTGATGACTTGCCATTCTACTGCATCGGCTTCAAGTCAGCTGCGCCGGAATACACCCTTCGTACTCGTATCTGGTCCTCGCTGCGTTCTCAGACTCTTTACAGAACCATTTCCGGATTTATGAACTATAGCAGGGCTATTAAGCTGTTGTACCGCGTTGAAAACCCAGAGGTCGTTCAAATGTTTGGCGGCAACTCGGAGAAATTGGAACGCGAACTGGAGAGAATGGCTCGTCGCAAGTTCAAGATTTGTGTCTCAATGCAACGTTACGCCAAATTCACCAAGGAAGAACGGGAGAACACTGAATTCCTCCTCCGAGCCTACCCGGATCTTCAGATTGCGTACCTTGATGAAGAGCCCCCGGCCAACGAAGGCGAGGAGCCACGCCTCTACTCTGCTTTGATTGATGGACACTGCGAGCTACTCGAGAATGGTATGCGGAAGCCCAAGTTCAGAATCCAGCTGTCCGGAAACCCGATTCTTGGAGACGGCAAGTCTGACAACCAGAACCATTCCATCATCTTCTACCGTGGCGAATATATTCAGGTTATTGATGCCAACCAAGACAACTACCTCGAAGAATGCCTGAAGATCCGTAGTGTCCTTGCCGAATTTGAGGAACTGACGACTGATAACGTTTCGCCGTACACGCCCGGTattgcatctgcatcggAAGCTCCTGTTGCTATTCTTGGTGCCCGTGAATACATTTTCTCCGAGAACATTGGTGTACTTGGTGACGTTGCTGCTGGTAAAGAACAAACTTTTGGTACTCTCTTTGCTCGTACCCTTGCTCAGATTGGCGGAAAGTTGCATTATGGTCACCCCGATTTCCTGAATGGTGTTTTCATGACGACCAGAGGTGGTATCTCCAAAGCCCAGAAAGGTCTTCATCTTAACGAAGATATCTACGCCGGTATGAACGCCATGATTCGTGGTGGCCGTATCAAGCACTGCGAGTACTTCCAGTGTGGTAAAGGTCGTGATCTTGGATTTGGCTCTATTCTCAACTTCACGACCAAGATTGGTACTGGTATGGGCGAACAAATGCTTTCAAGAGAGTACTACTACCTGGGTACTCAGCTGCCCCTTGATCGGTTCCTGTCCTTCTACTATGCTCACCCTGGGTTCCACATTAACAACATGTTCATCATGTTGTCTGTGCAAATGTTCATGATTGTCCTGATCAACCTGGGAGCTTTGAAGCACGAGACCGTCAACTGCGACTACAACTCTGACCTCCCCGTCACCGATCCTCTTATGCCCACGTTCTGCGCCCCTCTTACACCCGTTATCGACTGGGTCAACCGCTGCGTGATCTCGATCTTTATCgttttcttcatctcgttTGTTCCATTGGCGGTCCAGGAATTGACTGAGAGAGGAGTCTGGCGTATGGCAACGCGTCTGGCCAAGCATTTCGGATCTTTCTCTTTCATGTTCGAGGTGTTCGTATGTCAAATCTACGCGAATGCTGTCCATCAAAATCTTTCTTTTGGAGGAGCGCGTTACATTGGCACAGGTCGTGGCTTCGCAACTGCTCGTATCCCGTTCGGTGTCTTGTACTCCCGGTTTGCGGGACCATCGATCTACGCCGGATCTCGGTTGCTGCTTATGTTGCTTTTCTCCACCTCAACTACGTGGACCGCGTCTCTGATTTGGTTCTGGGTTTCGCTTCTCGCTCTGTGCATCTCTccattcctcttcaatcCGCACCAATTCTCCTGGAATGACTTCTTCATCGATTACCGAGACTATATGCGATGGCTTTCGCGTGGTAACTCCCGTTCGCATGCATCGTCCTGGATTGGCTTCTGTCGTTTGTCCCGTACTCGGATCACCGGTTACAAGCGCAAGCTCCTCGGTGTCCCATCGGAGAAGGGATCTGGCGATGTTCCCAGAGCTCGCATCACCAacatcttcttcagcgaAATCATTGCTCCTCTGGTCCTTGTTGCCGTCACTATTGTTCCATACTTCTACATCAATTCTCGAACTGGTGTTGCTAAGGACGATACTACAACCCATGATGCCATTATCCGTATTGCAATTGTAGCATTCGGTCCGATTGGTATCAATGCTGGCGTTGCTGGTGCGTTCTTTGGTATGGCTTGCTGCATGGGGCCTCTTCTGAGCATGTGCTGCAAGAAATTTGGTTCTGTATTGGCGGCTATAGCCCACGGTATTTCCGTCATCATCTTGCTCGTTATCTTTGAGGTCATGTTCTTCCTTGAGAATTGGTCTTGGCCGCGGTGCGTCATGGGGATGATCGCCATGGCTGCTATCCAACGCTTCTTCTACAAGCTTATAATCTCTCTTGCTTTGACAAGAGAATTCAAGCATGATCAGTCTAATATCGCCTGGTGGACTGGAAAGTGGTACAACATGGGTTGGCACTCGCTTTCTCAGCCGGGCAGAGAATTCCTTTGCAAGATCACGGAACTCGGTTACTTCTCAGCGGACTTCGTCATTGGCCATGTTGTCTTATTTGTCATGCTGCCTGCCCTGTGTATCCCCTACGTCGATAAGTTTCACTCTGTCATTCTCTTCTGGCTGCGCCCGAG CCGGCAAATCCGCCCTCCGATTTACTCGCTTAAGCAGTCTAAGCTTCGAAAGAGACGGGTGATTCGTTTCGCCATCTTGTATTTCGTCATGCTTGTCCTGTTCATCGTTCTCCTCATTGCGCCCCTGATTGCTCGAAACGTGGCGGGTATAACGCTTGACGATCTAATGGGCGACGGCATTCTCAAGGATCTACTCCAGCCACTTGACAAGGATAACAACGACACTATGTCCAGTTATACCGGCTCCGGTATCCCCAAGGGTATGGAGCCTGTTGCGTCGCCCGGCACCTACAAGCTGCTGTAG
- the lcbA gene encoding serine C-palmitoyltransferase subunit lcbA (COG:O;~EggNog:ENOG410PGFC;~InterPro:IPR004839,IPR015424,IPR015421,IPR015422;~PFAM:PF00155;~go_function: GO:0003824 - catalytic activity [Evidence IEA];~go_function: GO:0030170 - pyridoxal phosphate binding [Evidence IEA];~go_process: GO:0009058 - biosynthetic process [Evidence IEA]) yields MDIQETQRLLSEYLHELANLFHRVPGSAIFLRYVKSSYQNDPIRSAVELFLFLFAVRYLLAPKYSTKPGVVQLSEDEIDDLVDEWTPEPLVGKTTPLEEMEVEKRTVIVGPVGPKSKLSNGRTVTNLGSYNFYNFNTNEAIKEKAIQTLRNYGVGPCGPRGFYGTQDVHMKTEADVASYLGTASCIIYSQAFSTISSVIPAFSKRGDIIVADKGVNFAIRKGIQISRSIVRWYEHNDMEDLSRVLAKVTKEQARKPLTRRFIITEGLFESYGDMVDLPKIIELKLKYKFRLILDESSSFGVLGRSGRGITEHQNVDAAEVDMIVGSLAGPLVAGGGFCAGSEEIVHHQRISAAAYTFSAALPALLSTTASATINVLQNSPETVSQLRDLTKVMWSQLDPRSDWVYCTSAPENPIMILVLKPEVIAAKRLSHEDQQFVLQDVVDECLANGVLITRLKCLDDNFEPKQKVPAALKVCVTIGLTKKEIEKSGTIIRHAITKVLSRRK; encoded by the exons ATGGATATCCAGGAGACCCAGCGTCTCCTTTCCGAGTATCTCCATGAGCTTGCCAACCTTTTCCATCGCGTTCCAGGGTCAGCGATTTTCTTGCGCTATGTGAAGTCTAGTTATCAGAACGACCCGATTCGCTCCGCTGTCGAGTTGTTCTTATTCCTGTTCGCCGTCCGCTATTTGCTCGCCCCGAAATATTCCACCAAGCCTGGTGTGGTGCAACTCTCGGAGGATGAAATCGATGATCTTGTGGACGAATGGACGCCAGAGCCTCTAGTCGGAAAGACGACTCCGTTAGAGGAAATGGAAGTCGAGAAGAGGACAGTCATTGTCGG CCCGGTCGGTCCTAAATCAAAGCTATCGAACGGTCGAACGGTAACCAATCTTGgatcttataatttttataatttcAATACGAATGAGGCGATAAAAGAGAAGGCGATCCAGACGCTCCGCAACTACGGTGTTGGACCTTGCGGCCCCCGTGGTTTCTATGGTACTCAGGATGTCCACATGAAGACCGAGGCGGATGTTGCGTCCTACCTTGGTACTGCGTCTTGCATCATCTACTCTCAAGCGTTTTCGACCATATCTAGTGTGATCCCGGCATTTTCGAAGCGCGGTGACATTATTGTTGCGGATAAGGGCGTGAACTTTGCTATTCGGAAAGGTATTCAGATTTCTCGGAGTATCGTCCGGTGGTATGAGCATAATGATATGGAGGATCTGAGCCGGGTTTTGGCAAAGGTCACCAAGGAGCAAGCAAGAAAGCCCCTTACCCGCCGATTCATCATTACTGAAGGTTTGTTTGAGTCGTATGGTGACATGGTTGACTTACCTAAAATT ATCGAACTCAAGCTGAAGTACAAATTCCGACTAATCCTCGACGAGTCAAGCTCATTCGGCGTTCTCGGGAGGTCAGGACGCGGTATCACTGAACATCAGAATGTGGACGCAGCCGAGGTCGACATGATTGTGGGTTCGCTGGCCGGCCCATTAGtagcaggaggaggattctGTGCAGGCTCAGAGGAGATTGTTCACCATCAGCGTATCTCGGCCGCTGCCTACACGTTTTCGGCGGCACTTCCTGCGCTTTTATCTACGACTGCCAGTGCCACGATCAATGTTCTGCAGAACAGCCCTGAAACAGTTTCGCAATTGAGGGACCTTACAAAAGTTATGTGGTCCCAGCTTGACCCTCGCAGCGATTGGGTATACTGCACAAGTGCACCTGAGAACCCGATCATGATCCTGGTTCTCAAGCCTGAAGTGATTGCTGCAAAGAGGCTTTCCCATGAAGACCAGCAATttgtgctgcaggatgtggTAGACGAG TGCCTCGCGAACGGTGTCTTGATCACGCGCCTCAAGTGCCTCGATGACAACTTCGAGCCAAAGCAAAAGGTTCCTGCCGCCCTGAAGGTGTGCGTTACGATCGGCTTGACCAAAAAGGAGATCGAGAAATCAGGGACTATCATCCGTCATGCGATCACAAAAGTCCTCAGCAGAAGGAAGTAA
- the scw4 gene encoding putative cell wall glucanase (Scw4) (CAZy:GH17;~COG:G;~EggNog:ENOG410PH6W;~InterPro:IPR017853;~SECRETED:SignalP(1-18)): MKWIILVSVFLLSYLAVAIPIEAEGAIAASEAAIEVTVDENGRTLSVETIAPTATANNAPTTLPPILAVPDTEAPHDLEPTLPTDANVNAKVNGNPHQDRKVEPKGNPRRFGISYSPYNADNSCKDQAQVNKDVDKLSHYSFIRIYGIDCDQTRKVIVAARRHQMKVFAGLYDLQKLHASLDVIIDAAKPDLSVLHTVSIGNELLNRRQNSATEVINAVADARAYLRSRGYNGPVVTVDTFSKMFEHPELCGVSDYCAANCHAFFDANQTPANAGSYVRDTARRLSAISGGKRTIITESGWPHAGQNNGKAIPNPDNQRKAIDSLRQAFGNNQENLVLFSAFDDLWKEDNEWTFGAERFWGIGNL, encoded by the exons ATGAAGTGGATTATCCTCGTTTCTGTGTTTCTGCTCAGCTATCTTGCTGTTGCTATCCCCATTGAAGCTGAAGGTGCCATCGCTGCTTCCGAAGCAGCAATCGAAGTCACCGTTGACGAAAATGGACGAACTCTTTCTGTTGAGACCATCGCTCCAACTGCAACTGCCAACAAT GCGCCTACTACCCTTCCTCCTATCCTAGCAGTTCCTGATACAGAGGCACCGCATGACCTTGAGCCTACGCTCCCAACCGATGCCAATGTCAACGCAAAAGTGAACGGCAATCCCCACCAAGATAGAAAGGTTGAACCCAAGGGAAACCCCCGGCGCTTCGGAATTTCGTACTCTCCTTACAATGCCGACAACTCCTGCAAAGACCAAGCCCAGGTAAACAAGGACGTCGACAAACTAAGCCATTACTCCTTCATCCGTATCTACGGCATAGACTGTGATCAAACCCGTAAAGTCATCGTTGCCGCACGCCGTCACCAGATGAAAGTCTTCGCAGGTCTTTATGACCTCCAGAAGCTCCACGCCAGTCTCGATGTGATCATTGATGCGGCAAAGCCTGACCTTTCTGTTCTCCACACTGTCTCGATCGGAAATGAGCTCCTCAACCGTCGCCAGAATTCCGCTACAGAGGTCATCAATGCTGTCGCTGACGCCCGGGCCTACCTCCGTAGCCGAGGATACAACGGTCCTGTTGTAACAGTTGACACATTCTCCAAGATGTTCGAACACCCTGAACTATGCGGCGTCTCAGATTACTGTGCCGCCAACTGCCacgccttcttcgacgcaaATCAAACACCGGCGAACGCCGGCTCCTACGTCCGCGATACCGCGCGTCGTCTCTCTGCAATTTCTGGCGGTAAACGCACAATAATAACTGAGTCAGGGTGGCCGCATGCCGGGCAGAACAACGGCAAAGCTATACCGAATCCAGATAACCAACGAAAGGCCATCGACAGTCTGCGCCAGGCTTTCGGGAACAACCAGGAAAATCTGGTTCTCTTTAGCGCGTTTGACGACCTTTGGAAGGAAGATAACGAGTGGACGTTTGGCGCAGAAAGGTTTTGGGGGATTGGGAACCTTTGA
- the mog1 gene encoding Ran GTPase-binding protein MOG1 (BUSCO:EOG09264IKZ;~COG:S;~EggNog:ENOG410PKHC;~InterPro:IPR016123,IPR007681;~PFAM:PF04603), producing MAAFKSQDLYGGAIKALIPSTWLDASNLRQIPDHQELFLSPVTLSTLIFEINERVSRETALSALQSTPNKEVLEILGPNPEATPETIDKAAALYHLHDIRDDDGDILRIVTPPHHVSMQQISGARAYKGVVQMTSPTARSGVAPSIGGATAGSSTDGGLESSVTVHYLLVRLEEQESDFLVFFNVPHKEFNEKGDPRGLSKEEELASGVIDELAGKLEIADWGLFGG from the exons ATGGCCGCGTTCAAGTCGCAAGATCTCTACGGCGGCGCCATAAAAGCTCTAATCCCATCGACCTGGCTCGACGCAAG CAACCTCCGCCAAATTCCAGACCACCAGGAACTTTTCCTATCCCCTGTCACCCTTTCGACTCTCATTTTCGAAATAAATGAGCGCGTTTCACGGGAAACAGCTCTCTCTGCCCTACAATCCACCCCGAACAAAGAAGTTCTGGAGATTCTAGGGCCCAATCCCGAAGCTACACCCGAAACCATAGATAAAGCGGCAGCGTTGTACCATTTGCATGATATCCgtgacgacgatggcgatatcCTGCGAATTGTAACCCCGCCGCACCATGTCTCCATGCAGCAAATATCTGGTGCGAGAGCATATAAAGGTGTGGTGCAGATGACTTCGCCCACGGCACGCTCCGGTGTTGCGCCGTCTATCGGAGGTGCTACGGCAGGGTCGAGTACAGATGGAGGACTAGAATCGAGTGTGACTGTTCATTATCTGCTTGTCAGACTCGAGGAACAGGAGAGCGATTTTTTGGTTTTCTTCAACGTCCCGCACAAGGAGTTTAATGAAAAGGGCGATCCGAGAGGGCTGTccaaagaggaggaattAGCCAGTGGGGTCATTGATGAGTTGGCGGGGAAATTGGAAATTGCAGATTGGGGTTTATTTGGAGGGTAA